One region of Verrucomicrobiota bacterium genomic DNA includes:
- a CDS encoding SseB family protein: MNSDLLQTLKALPADPSRVVDLYSQLYAGSFVVPVQAGSETDLGTAMFLIYPTPDRIQELPIFTSRDYVLKNLPDDVVFVTAVGAVLWSRLLDVIRAASGCQVAVDPGQSHGIRLSDSMILGMISSYSLKV; encoded by the coding sequence ATGAATTCGGACCTCCTCCAAACTCTCAAGGCTCTGCCGGCCGACCCAAGCCGAGTGGTTGACCTCTATTCCCAGCTTTATGCCGGTTCGTTTGTCGTGCCAGTGCAGGCAGGCTCGGAGACAGACCTCGGCACGGCGATGTTTCTGATATACCCGACCCCGGATAGGATTCAGGAGTTACCCATTTTCACTTCTCGCGATTACGTGTTGAAGAATCTGCCGGATGATGTGGTGTTCGTTACTGCCGTGGGAGCTGTTCTTTGGTCACGGCTACTCGACGTCATCAGGGCGGCCAGCGGCTGTCAGGTAGCAGTTGATCCAGGGCAGAGTCACGGCATTCGTTTGAGCGATAGCATGATTCTCGGAATGATTTCGAGTTACTCACTGAAAG
- a CDS encoding SIS domain-containing protein, whose amino-acid sequence MKQWIKDYITSQKAAHDSIPLDGVAQLVEKLRQALKDDRQIFVFGNGGSAANASHFATDLGKGSSDKLGKRFRVLSLNDNVSWMTALGNDYSYDDVFVRQLMNYGKAGDLVMTMSVSGNSPNLVKAFEWAKQNGLHTVALVGGKRGRLAELAEQVIVVNDTHYGRVEDAHMGICHMLCYAFMEKPELGK is encoded by the coding sequence ATGAAACAATGGATTAAAGATTACATCACGTCGCAGAAGGCGGCGCACGATTCCATCCCGCTGGATGGCGTGGCGCAACTCGTCGAGAAGCTGCGGCAGGCGCTCAAGGACGACCGGCAGATTTTTGTGTTCGGCAACGGCGGCAGCGCGGCCAACGCTTCGCACTTCGCCACTGACCTCGGCAAAGGTTCGTCCGACAAGCTCGGCAAACGGTTTCGCGTGCTCTCGCTCAATGACAACGTGAGCTGGATGACCGCGCTCGGCAACGATTACTCTTACGACGATGTTTTCGTCCGCCAGTTGATGAACTACGGCAAGGCGGGCGATCTGGTGATGACGATGAGTGTCAGCGGCAATTCGCCGAACCTGGTGAAAGCCTTCGAGTGGGCGAAGCAGAATGGGTTGCACACCGTCGCGCTGGTCGGCGGCAAGCGCGGTCGGCTGGCCGAACTGGCGGAACAGGTCATTGTCGTCAACGACACGCACTACGGCCGCGTGGAAGACGCGCACATGGGCATCTGCCACATGCTGTGCTACGCGTTCATGGAGAAGCCGGAGTTGGGAAAGTGA
- a CDS encoding GYD domain-containing protein encodes MIRYVSLIRFTEQGARAIQKSASRAAAFREAAAKAGVKVEAQYWTVGAFDGLLILSADNERQALQQLARLAEAGNVRTETLRALTADEFAATVSK; translated from the coding sequence ATGATCAGGTATGTCAGTCTCATTCGATTCACCGAGCAAGGCGCGCGCGCCATCCAAAAGTCCGCGAGTCGCGCGGCGGCGTTTCGCGAGGCCGCGGCGAAGGCGGGCGTCAAAGTGGAAGCGCAATACTGGACGGTGGGTGCGTTCGACGGTCTGTTGATCCTCAGCGCGGACAACGAACGCCAAGCGTTGCAGCAACTCGCGCGGCTGGCCGAGGCCGGCAACGTCCGCACGGAAACCTTGCGCGCGCTGACCGCTGACGAATTCGCTGCGACGGTTTCCAAATAG
- a CDS encoding RluA family pseudouridine synthase — MAKPKHIELGDGTIIIPILYEDRAIMAIDKPAGWLLAPDSWDRTGRNLQLAIQSSLNAGDYWARSRNLKYLRFVHRLDADTGGVLLLAKSPGALRSYSELFESRRVEKYYVAGVDGIPKHSSWTCRMKLSPKLGTIGQMKVDERHGKEAETHFRVLQTTQQTALVEARPSTGRTHQIRVHLAASGHPVLGDPLYHPKEASKAKAGRVQLALRAVKVSFPDPFQKRTIHIEAPTAEFLKQFSFDCGLATLRLSFARETDGQM; from the coding sequence GTGGCCAAACCCAAGCACATCGAACTCGGCGACGGCACGATCATTATCCCCATCCTGTACGAGGACCGTGCGATCATGGCCATCGACAAGCCGGCGGGGTGGTTGCTCGCACCAGATTCCTGGGACCGAACCGGGCGCAATCTGCAACTGGCAATTCAATCCTCGCTCAACGCCGGTGATTATTGGGCGCGTTCGCGCAACCTGAAATACCTGCGGTTCGTTCACCGGCTGGATGCCGACACTGGCGGCGTTCTGTTGCTGGCCAAAAGCCCGGGCGCGCTGCGGAGTTACAGCGAACTCTTCGAAAGCCGCCGCGTGGAAAAATATTACGTGGCCGGCGTGGATGGAATTCCCAAGCACTCAAGCTGGACGTGCCGTATGAAGTTGTCGCCCAAGCTAGGAACAATCGGCCAAATGAAGGTGGACGAGCGCCACGGCAAGGAGGCGGAAACTCATTTCCGCGTTTTGCAAACCACGCAGCAGACGGCGCTCGTCGAAGCCCGACCGTCCACTGGACGAACCCATCAAATCCGTGTCCACCTTGCCGCCTCCGGCCATCCGGTGCTGGGGGATCCGCTCTACCATCCGAAGGAGGCATCGAAGGCAAAAGCCGGGCGGGTTCAGTTGGCGTTGCGAGCGGTCAAAGTAAGCTTTCCCGACCCGTTTCAAAAACGGACGATTCACATCGAAGCTCCAACCGCCGAATTCTTGAAGCAGTTTTCTTTTGATTGCGGTTTGGCGACGCTCCGCCTAAGTTTCGCCCGTGAAACTGACGGTCAAATGTGA
- a CDS encoding Rrf2 family transcriptional regulator, translating into MKLTVKCDYATRAVFGLARHHHTGASLRVEALAAEQGIPANYLVQILIELKSQQIVKSVRGKEGGYLLARPPAEITLGDVLRCVDGHIFDTPALSDLNCPPELRKAWQKMKTALDETADAITFQQLLEESTAKEKMYYI; encoded by the coding sequence GTGAAACTGACGGTCAAATGTGATTACGCCACCCGCGCAGTTTTTGGACTGGCGCGGCATCATCACACCGGCGCTTCACTGCGAGTTGAAGCCCTGGCAGCCGAGCAGGGCATTCCCGCCAACTATCTGGTGCAGATTTTAATCGAGTTGAAATCGCAGCAGATCGTCAAGAGCGTGCGCGGAAAAGAGGGCGGCTATCTCCTGGCGCGCCCGCCGGCGGAAATCACTCTCGGCGACGTTCTCCGCTGCGTGGACGGACATATTTTTGACACGCCCGCCCTGAGCGATCTCAACTGTCCGCCCGAACTGCGCAAGGCGTGGCAGAAAATGAAAACGGCACTCGACGAAACCGCCGACGCCATCACCTTCCAGCAATTGCTCGAAGAAAGTACGGCGAAGGAGAAGATGTATTACATTTGA